Proteins encoded within one genomic window of Komagataella phaffii GS115 chromosome 3, complete sequence:
- a CDS encoding Mitochondrial outer membrane protein: MADIEIEIDLPVEPVVEDFPSNAESPLSQEELFESSDSQQTEAELEDSEITTKINLSNVWSAVSSVAINLVLPFINGMMLGFGEILAHEVAFRYKWRGAKIQPPSRMLRAASNSSAAVQSEKSYKEESPAISQRRSLVL, encoded by the coding sequence ATGGCAGATATTGAGATTGAGATTGATCTTCCGGTTGAACCGGTGGTTGAAGATTTTCCATCAAATGCCGAGTCGCCACTTTCTCAGGAGGAGCTGTTTGAATCCTCAGATTCACAGCAAACAGAGGCagagttggaagattcCGAAATCACTACTAAGATAAATCTTTCTAACGTTTGGTCTGCTGTATCCAGTGTAGCTATCAATTTGGTACTCCCTTTCATAAACGGAATGATGCTGGGGTTTGGGGAAATTTTGGCACATGAAGTCGCATTTAGATACAAATGGAGAGGAGCTAAGATACAGCCTCCAAGTAGAATGTTAAGGGCTGCTAGTAACTCTTCGGCTGCTGTGCAGTCTGAAAAGTCTTACAAAGAGGAATCACCCGCCATTTCCCAGAGAAGAAGTCTTGTATTATAG
- a CDS encoding Sensor of mitochondrial dysfunction, producing the protein MSTVELQANEAEIVARSLVAIVDIGSNGIRFSVSSTASHHARIMPCVFKDRLGISLFDAQLDKGSASSISTRKPIPQEAITEICLAMKRFQLICEDFGVSNDNVKIVATEATREAPNSKEFRDAIAKTTGWEVELLSKEDEGRCGAFGVASSFHNISGIFMDVGGGSTQLSWVSTVNGDVRLAEYPISLPYGAAALTQRLLYEDEREVYEEVRQAYELALEKIKIPTELIEEAEKNGGFNLYTCGGGFRGVGHLLLHEDPNYPIQTIINGYTTGFKKVELLANYLLLKKEVPNFSEGSPKIFRVSERRKQQLPAVGLLMSAAFQVLPKIRTVSFSEGGVREGVLYSRISPSIRSEDPLLTATRPYAPLLSEQYRKLLLGALPEEVPSEITQTIVPALCNIAFVHCSYPKELQPTAALHMATSGIIAGTHGLSHKVRALIGLACCERWGFDLPESEEVFYGKLEKLVIQSDPNDGERLLYWTKYCGKIMFVICGVHPGGNIRPGVIDFNVIPRAEANKTNTAVQVGMSANDVKSSYTVKNRIASLQRKIKKLNKSYKGKDRVVVEVEYRMS; encoded by the coding sequence ATGTCCACAGTAGAGCTACAGGCAAATGAAGCTGAAATAGTAGCACGCTCATTGGTAGCCATCGTGGACATTGGTTCCAATGGAATCAGGTTTTCTGTGTCTTCCACCGCCTCCCATCATGCCAGAATTATGCCTTGTGTCTTCAAGGACAGATTGGGTATTTCACTGTTCGACGCCCAACTCGACAAGGGCTCTGCCAGTTCTATCAGCACACGTAAGCCGATACCCCAGGAAGCAATCACTGAGATCTGTTTGGCCATGAAACGATTCCAGTTGATTTGTGAGGATTTTGGAGTTTCAAATGATAACGTGAAGATAGTTGCAACAGAAGCAACTAGGGAAGCCCCAAACTCTAAAGAATTCAGGGACGCAATTGCGAAGACCACAGGATGGGAAGTTGAATTgctttcaaaggaagacGAGGGCCGATGCGGTGCTTTCGGCGTTGCCTCCTCATTCCATAATATCTCTGGTATCTTCATGGATGTGGGGGGAGGATCTACTCAGCTGAGCTGGGTATCCACAGTCAATGGGGATGTCAGACTTGCTGAATACCCTATATCTCTACCTTATGGGGCTGCTGCCCTTACTCAGCGATTATTAtatgaagatgaaagagaGGTTTATGAAGAGGTTCGTCAGGCTTATGAATTAGCGTTGGAGAAGATAAAAATTCCTACAGAGCTCATcgaagaagctgaaaaaaATGGCGGATTTAATTTGTATACTTGCGGCGGAGGATTCCGCGGTGTGGgacatcttcttcttcatgAAGACCCAAACTATCCAATTCAAACGATCATCAATGGTTACACAACTGGCTTCAAGAAAGTCGAATTGTTGGCGAACTAccttttgttgaagaaagaagttcCAAACTTCAGTGAAGGAAGCCCAAAGATTTTCAGAGTTTCAGAAAGACGAAAACAACAGCTCCCTGCTGTTGGACTACTGATGAGTGCAGCATTCCAAGTGTTACCAAAAATTAGAACTGTCAGTTTCAGTGAAGGCGGTGTACGTGAGGGTGTATTGTACAGTAGAATCTCACCATCTATAAGATCTGAAGATCCCCTTTTGACTGCCACTCGTCCTTATGCTCCCCTTTTGTCTGAGCAATACAGGAAACTTCTTCTCGGTGCACTTCCAGAGGAAGTCCCCTCCGAGATCACCCAGACGATAGTACCTGCTCTTTGCAACATTGCATTTGTCCACTGTTCATATCCTAAAGAGTTGCAACCAACAGCAGCGCTCCACATGGCTACCTCTGGTATTATCGCTGGAACTCATGGCCTTTCTCACAAAGTGCGTGCTCTAATAGGCCTAGCATGTTGTGAACGTTGGGGGTTTGATCTTCctgaatcagaagaagttttTTACGGCAAACTAGAAAAATTGGTTATTCAATCAGATCCAAATGACGGTGAAAGGTTACTATACTGGACAAAATATTGTGGAAAAATAATGTTTGTTATTTGCGGAGTACATCCCGGAGGAAACATACGTCCAGGTGTTATAGACTTCAACGTAATACCGCGGGCAGAAGCAAACAAGACCAACACGGCTGTTCAAGTGGGAATGTCAGCCAATGATGTCAAATCGAGTTACACTGTTAAGAACAGAATTGCCAGTTTACAAcgaaaaatcaagaaacTGAACAAATCTTACAAAGGAAAAGACAGAGTTGTGGTAGAGGTTGAGTATAGAATGTCATAG
- a CDS encoding Putative dihydrokaempferol 4-reductase — MASKVLLTGASGYIAQHITSELLSHGFKVIGTVRRQEQADQLHKQFSDDVPALQKDPSLLTYVLVPDMGAPDAFDEVLKSTPDITYVLHTACPVGPNDDRALEDVFFKPVVEGTKNIFNAIRNLANDSVKNVVLTSSFVTLMNADKAEDKSFIYTEKSWNNNTWDQIKNRDELLAYTVSKTEAEKGAWDFVDREKPNFKLTTVHPPLVFGPQKFDVAAKKESLNFSAEIVGSLLRTKYPSDDKLFDDVVTLSVDVRDVALYHVLPLLNADLASKRLAVVQGKFSAQRILNIINENFPELKGKIAVGKPEETARLEALKAPEYNNSVTVGLTGVDPIPLEKTVVDSVKQILRARK, encoded by the coding sequence AtggcttcaaaggtttTATTGACAGGTGCTTCTGGCTACATCGCGCAACACATTACCAGTGAATTACTTTCCCACGGCTTTAAGGTTATTGGAACCGTAAGAAGACAGGAGCAGGCGGACCAATTGCACAAGCAGTTTTCAGATGATGTTCCGGCTTTGCAAAAGGACCCTTCCCTTTTGACATACGTACTGGTTCCAGATATGGGTGCTCCAGACGCATTTGATGAGGTATTGAAGTCAACCCCCGACATTACCTACGTTCTACATACGGCCTGTCCAGTTGGTCCCAATGATGATAGAGCCCTTGAAGACGTTTTTTTTAAGCCTGTTGTTGAGGGTACTAAAAACATCTTTAATGCTATTAGGAATCTTGCCAATGACAGTGTCAAGAACGTCGTGTTGACCTCTTCCTTTGTCACCCTTATGAACGCAGATAAGGCTGAAGACAAGAGCTTCATCTACACTGAAAAGTCTTGGAATAATAACACCTGGgatcaaatcaaaaacagagaTGAGTTGCTTGCTTACACTGTTTCCAAGACGGAAGCTGAGAAGGGCGCCTGGGACTTTGTTGACAGGGAGAAACCAAACTTTAAGTTGACAACAGTACATCCCCCTCTTGTCTTTGGCCCTCAGAAATTCGATGTTGCTGCCAAGAAggaatctttgaacttttcagctGAGATCGTTGGATCTCTGTTGCGCACGAAGTATCCATCGGATGACAAGTTATTTGATGATGTTGTTACTTTATCAGTGGATGTTAGAGACGTAGCTCTCTACCATGTGCTGCCACTTCTGAATGCTGATCTGGCTTCGAAGAGATTGGCTGTCGTTCAAGGCAAGTTCAGTGCTCAGAGAATCTTGAACATTATCAACGAGAATTTTCCTGAATTAAAGGGCAAAATTGCTGTTGGAAAGCCCGAGGAAACGGCAAGATTGGAAGCTCTCAAGGCACCCGAGTATAACAACAGTGTTACTGTAGGCCTAACTGGAGTTGACCCCATCCCACTGGAGAAAACGGTTGTGGACTCTGTCAAACAGATATTGCGAGCTAGGAAATAA
- a CDS encoding Putative dihydrokaempferol 4-reductase, producing the protein MVSNVLLTGASGYIAQHVTSELLSHGFRVIGTVRRQEQADQLHKQFSEENPALQKDPSLLTYVLVPDIGAPDAFDEVLKSTPDITYVLHTASPLIFNDDRALEDVYLRPAVEGTKNILSAIKKFANDSVKNVVVTSSFAALMNPDKFEDKSFIHTEKVWNNKTWDDTKPRDEFLGYVVSKKEAEKAAWDFVKKETPNFKLTTVNPSYVFGPQKFDVAARKESLNASAEIVNLLLRTKYPSDEKLFDDLVSISVDVRDVALYHVLPLLDADLASKRLFVVQSKFSAQRILNIINENFPELKGKIAVGKPEETARLEAIKGPEYNNSLSIALTGVDPIPLEKTIVDSVKQILRANK; encoded by the coding sequence ATGGTTTCTAACGTTTTATTGACAGGTGCCTCTGGCTACATCGCCCAGCACGTCACCAGTGAATTACTTTCCCATGGCTTTAGGGTCATTGGAACTGTGAGAAGACAGGAGCAGGCAGACCAATTGCATAAGcaattttcagaagaaaatccAGCCTTGCAAAAGGACCCTTCCCTTTTGACATACGTACTAGTTCCAGATATTGGTGCTCCAGACGCTTTTGATGAGGTATTGAAGTCGACCCCCGACATCACTTATGTCCTTCACACAGCTTCCCCACTCATTTTCAATGACGACAGAGCTCTTGAGGACGTTTATTTAAGGCCTGCTGTTGAGGGTACCAAAAACATTTTAAGTGCTATCAAAAAGTTTGCCAATGACAGTGTCAAGAACGTCGTAGTTACCTCTTCCTTTGCTGCCCTTATGAACCCAGATAAGTTTGAAGACAAGAGCTTCATCCACACTGAAAAGGTGTGGAACAACAAGACATGGGATGACACCAAACCCAGGGATGAATTTCTCGGTTATGTTGTTTCTAAAAAAGAGGCTGAAAAAGCTGCCTGGGATTTCGTTAAGAAGGAGACACCAAACTTTAAGTTGACAACAGTAAATCCATCTTATGTTTTTGGTCCTCAGAAATTCGATGTTGCTGCCAGGAAGGAATCTTTGAACGCTTCAGCTGAGATCGTTAATCTTCTATTGCGCACGAAGTATCCATCTGATGAGAAGTTATTTGATGATCTTGTGAGTATATCAGTGGATGTTAGAGATGTTGCTCTCTACCATGTGCTGCCACTTCTAGATGCTGATCTGGCTTCGAAGAGATTGTTTGTTGTTCAATCCAAGTTCAGCGCTCAGAGAATCCTGAACATTATCAACGAGAATTTTCCTGAATTAAAGGGCAAGATCGCAGTTGGAAAGCCCGAGGAAACGGCAAGATTGGAAGCTATTAAGGGCCCGGAGTATAACAACAGTCTCAGTATAGCGTTAACGGGAGTTGACCCCATCCCACTGGAGAAGACGATTGTGGACTCTGTCAAACAGATATTGCGGGCCAATAAATAA
- a CDS encoding Putative dihydrokaempferol 4-reductase, translated as MVSKVLLTGASGYIAQHITNELLSHGFKVIGTVRRQEQADQLHKQFSEESSVLQKDPSLLTYVLVPDIGASDAFDEVLKSTPDITYVLHTASPFIFNDDRALEDVYLKPAVEGTRNILSAIKKFANDSVKNVVVTSSFAAILNADKFEDKSFIHTEKVWNNNTWDQTKSGDRGVAYIVSKKEAEKAAWDFVEKEKPNFKLTTVNPPYVFGPQKFDASAKKESLNTSAEIVGSLLHTKYPSDDKLFDDPLNLSVDVRDVALYHVLPLLNADLASRRLLVVQSKFSAQRILNIINENFPELKGKIAVGKPEETARVEAIKGPEYNNSVTVGLTGVDPIPLEKTVVDSVKQILRANK; from the coding sequence ATGGTTTCTAAGGTTTTATTGACAGGTGCTTCTGGTTACATCGCCCAACACATCACTAATGAATTACTTTCCCACGGCTTTAAGGTCATTGGAACTGTAAGAAGACAGGAGCAGGCAGACCAATTGCATAAGCAATTTTCAGAGGAAAGTTCTGTTTTACAAAAAGATCCCTCCCTTCTGACCTATGTCCTTGTCCCAGATATTGGTGCTTCGGATGCTTTTGATGAGGTATTGAAGTCAACCCCCGACATCACTTATGTCCTTCACACAGCTTCCCCAtttattttcaatgacGACAGAGCTCTTGAGGACGTTTATTTGAAGCCTGCTGTTGAGGGTACCAGAAACATCTTAAGTGCTATCAAGAAGTTTGCCAATGACAGTGTCAAGAACGTCGTGGTAACTTCCTCCTTTGCAGCAATTTTGAACGctgacaagtttgaagacAAGAGTTTCATTCACACTGAGAAGGTGTGGAATAACAACACCTGGGATCAAACCAAGAGTGGAGACAGAGGTGTTGCTTACATCgtttccaagaaggaggCTGAGAAAGCTGCCTGGGACTTCGTTgagaaggagaaaccaAACTTTAAATTGACAACAGTAAACCCTCCTTATGTTTTTGGTCCTCAGAAATTCGATGCTTCGGCTAAGAAggaatctttgaacacCTCAGCTGAGATCGTTGGATCTCTGTTGCACACAAAGTATCCATCTGATGACAAGTTGTTTGATGATCCCCTCAATTTATCCGTTGATGTTAGAGACGTAGCTCTCTACCATGTTCTGCCACTTTTGAATGCTGATTTGGCTTCCAGGAGATTGCTTGTTGTTCAATCCAAGTTCAGCGCTCAGAGAATCCTGAACATTATCAACGAGAATTTTCCTGAATTAAAGGGCAAGATCGCAGTTGGAAAGCCCGAGGAAACGGCAAGAGTGGAAGCTATTAAGGGCCCGGAGTATAACAACAGTGTTACTGTAGGCCTAACTGGAGTTGACCCCATCCCACTGGAGAAAACGGTTGTGGACTCTGTCAAACAGATATTGCGTGCTAATAAATAA
- a CDS encoding Glycolytic enzyme phosphoglucose isomerase, translating to MPSLLQEDNATFKLASELPAFEELKELYKSKGKNFSAKQAFQKDPARSSKFSHTFKNFDGTEVFFDFSKNLIDDEILAKLFDLARQANVEKLRNEMFAGEHINVTEDRAVFHVALRNRANRPMYVDGKNVAPEVDSVLQHMKEFSTQVRDGTWKGYTGKQITDVVNIGIGGSDLGPVMVTEALKPYAQEGLHVHFVSNVDGTHIAETLKYLDPESTLFLIASKTFTTAETIRNANTAKDWFLSKTGNKSEAIAKHFAALSTNAEEVAKFGIDTKNMFGFENWVGGRYSVWSAIGLSVAIYIGFDNFEDFLKGAEAVDRHFLETPLEQNIPVIGGLLSVWYTNFFGSQTHLVTPFDQYMHRFPAYLQQLSMESNGKSVTKGNVFANYSTGPVVFGEPTTNAQHSFFQLVHQGTHLIPADFILAAKSHNPVANNAHQILLASNFLAQAESLLLGKTEEEVAAAGATGGLIPHKVFSGNRPTTSILTQKITPATLGSLIAYYEHVTFTEGAIWNINSFDQWGVELGKVLAKAVQKDLQDDSANVEESHDSSTAQLIKKFKAWA from the coding sequence ATGCCGTCTCTATTGCAAGAGGACAATGCTACTTTCAAGCTCGCATCCGAACTACCAGCTTTCGAAGAGCTAAAAGAGCTTTATAAGTCAAAGGGAAAGAACTTTTCTGCCAAACAGGCTTTCCAAAAGGATCCAGCCAGatcttccaagttcagCCACactttcaagaacttcGACGGGACTGAGGTGTTTTTCgacttttccaagaacttgATCGATGATGAGATTCTCGCCAAACTGTTCGACTTGGCCAGACAGGCAAACGTCGAGAAACTCCGAAACGAGATGTTTGCCGGAGAACATATTAATGTCACAGAGGACAGGGCTGTTTTCCACGTCGCTCTGAGAAACAGAGCTAACCGCCCAATGTACGTTGACGGCAAGAACGTCGCCCCAGAAGTTGATAGTGTTTTGCAACATATGAAGGAGTTCTCTACGCAGGTTCGCGATGGTACCTGGAAGGGATACACTGGTAAGCAGATCACTGATGTGGTCAACATTGGTATCGGAGGCTCTGACTTGGGTCCAGTCATGGTGACAGAGGCATTGAAGCCTTACGCCCAGGAAGGACTGCATGTTCACTTCGTATCCAACGTGGACGGTACCCATATTGCTGAGACTCTAAAATACTTGGATCCTGAGTCTactcttttcttgattgCATCCAAGACTTTCACAACCGCTGAAACCATCCGTAACGCCAATACTGCTAAGGACTGGTTCCTTTCGAAAACTGGTAACAAAAGTGAGGCAATTGCCAAGCATTTTGCTGCTTTATCCACAAATGCCGAGGAGGTCGCAAAGTTCGGTATCGACACTAAGAATATGTTCGGTTTTGAAAACTGGGTTGGTGGACGTTACTCTGTGTGGTCTGCTATCGGTCTTTCAGTTGCCATCTACATTGGTTTTGACAACTTTGAGGACTTCTTGAAGGGTGCCGAAGCCGTGGACAGACATTTCCTGGAAACTCCTCTGGAGCAAAACATCCCAGTTATTGGTGGACTACTCTCCGTTTGGTATACTAACTTCTTTGGAAGTCAGACACATTTGGTCACTCCATTTGACCAATATATGCACAGATTCCCTGCCTACTTACAACAATTGTCCATGGAATCCAACGGTAAATCTGTTACCAAGGGCAATGTTTTCGCCAACTACAGCACCGGCCCTGTCGTCTTTGGTGAGCCAACAACAAATGCTCAACATtcattcttccaattggtGCATCAAGGTACTCATTTGATCCCTGCCGATTTCATTTTGGCTGCAAAATCCCACAACCCTGTTGCAAACAACGCTCACCAAATCTTGTTGGCATCTAACTTCTTGGCTCAAGCCGAGTCTTTATTGCTAGGAAAGACTGAAGAGGAAGTAGCTGCTGCTGGTGCTACTGGTGGTCTAATTCCACACAAAGTATTTTCAGGTAACAGACCAACTACATCTATTCTGACACAGAAAATCACTCCCGCAACCTTAGGTTCTTTGATCGCTTATTATGAGCACGTCACATTCACCGAAGGAGCTATATGGAACATCAACTCATTTGATCAATGGGGTGTTGAGCTAGGAAAGGTTCTAGCCAAGGCTGTCCAGAAAGATCTGCAGGATGACAGTGCCAACGTTGAAGAAAGCCACGACTCATCCACTGctcaattgatcaagaagttcaaaGCTTGGGCTTAA
- a CDS encoding Alpha 4 subunit of the 20S proteasome translates to MSGYDSALSIFSPDGHVFQVEYALEAVKRGTCAIGVKGKDVVVLGAERRTTLKLQDPRVTPSKINNVDKHVLLAFAGLNADARILIDKARVEAQSHRLNLEDPVSIEYLTKYVAGVQQRYTQSGGVRPFGISTLIAGFDGNDNVPRLYQTEPSGIYSAWKAVAIGRSSKTVNEFLEKNYLQLEESDVTLDRDRTIKLTIKALLEIVQTGAKNIEISVMAPNETIQLSNDEIAAVVEQVEAEKAAEAEKKQKKK, encoded by the exons ATGAGTGGCTACGACAGTGCCTTATCGATCTTTAG TCCTGATGGCCATGTGTTTCAAGTTGAGTACGCTCTTGAAGCTGTGAAGAGAGGAACCTGTGCGATTGGTGTGAAGGGAAAGGATGTAGTAGTTTTGGGAGCAGAGAGAAGAACAACTCTCAAATTGCAGGATCCTAGAGTAACTCCTTCCAAGATAAATAATGTGGACAAGCATGTGCTGCTGGCGTTTGCCGGATTGAACGCTGATGCACGTATTCTCATCGATAAGGCCAGAGTGGAGGCCCAATCTCATAGActgaacttggaagacCCTGTTTCGATCGAATACTTGACCAAATATGTTGCTGGTGTGCAGCAAAGATATACACAATCGGGAGGTGTGCGACCATTTGGAATTTCAACCTTAATTGCAGGATTTGACGGAAATGACAACGTGCCTCGATTGTACCAGACAGAACCATCAGGTATCTATTCTGCATGGAAGGCAGTTGCCATTGGACGTAGTAGCAAGACTGTCAAcgaatttttggagaagaactACTTGCAATTAGAAGAAAGCGATGTCACTTTGGATCGTGACCGGACGATCAAACTAACAATCAAGGCATTATTGGAGATTGTTCAGACGGGAGCCAAGAATATTGAAATTTCCGTCATGGCTCCTAACGAAACCATCCAACTGTCAAACGATGAGATAGCTGCAGTTGTAGAGCAAGTTGAGGCCGAGAAAGCTGCTGAAGCtgagaagaaacagaagaagaaatag
- a CDS encoding Subunit (90 kDa) of TFIID and SAGA complexes, with product MKQEPGDSSDKSAPSGSITPQPKPPQQANVSNQQPQKPQQFSAADLNRIVLEYLNKKGYHKTESMLRMESSHIPAPPTNIPTPQTTNISRPTAPGRAPEYSDDPATIKRGYSILKSWCESSLDFYRPELEKFLYPVFVHCYLDLIARGYPSHAREFYDKFSKDHSVLHEYEISKLGGISLKEHLQENDVAKIFRSHKFKVLIGRTTFNLLLYFLNENDAVGGGVVLRLINQYIEPVITTEAIAVEREGELNLSEGIVELHTLNNTSIGGEQREISSVDAFNKKPVKLGKLQVDPEYSKELEAELKLKDEHEQAAQKKVSTTLLEEYRENFKVDPSDENNPSKDTLPLPLKSAQDLRNDIAMIQDSRAKIKLSAAQASLPSVCMYTFHNTNNDLTCLKFNDDSTMVASGFQDSFIKLWSIDGSPLRSLLKNDPYNQQNNDGVAVKGSRRLVGHSGAVYGVDFSPDNRYLISCSEDKTVRLWSLDTYTCLVSYKGHSSSVWDVKFSPMGHYFATASHDQTARLWSCDHIYPLRIFAGHLNDVDCVEFHPNSTYLFTGSSDKTARMWDIARGECVRVFMGHSGAINCLAVSPDGRWLASAGEDSVVCLWDISTGRRIKAMRGHGRSSIYSLAFSREGTVLVSTGADNSVRVWDVKKNTNSPSAQPEPINDVTAQGIQKKTEDLRRRKEIVATNDHMSVYFTKKTPVYTVHFTRRNLCLAGGVFGG from the coding sequence ATGAAGCAAGAGCCTGGGGATTCAAGTGATAAGTCCGCTCCGTCTGGGTCAATCACTCCACAGCCGAAGCCTCCGCAACAGGCTAATGTATCAAACCAGCAGCCACAAAAGCCCCAGCAATTTTCTGCTGCAGACTTGAATAGAATTGTGCTGGAGtatttgaacaaaaagGGTTACCACAAGACTGAATCCATGTTACGAATGGAGTCGTCGCACATTCCTGCACCTCCAACGAATATCCCCACTCCTCAAACCACAAACATCAGCAGGCCTACTGCTCCTGGAAGAGCACCTGAATATAGTGATGATCCTGCTACGATCAAGCGGGGATACTCTATACTAAAATCCTGGTGTGAATCATCCTTGGATTTCTACAGACCAGAGttagaaaagtttttgtatCCAGTATTTGTGCATTGCTatcttgatttgattgCAAGGGGATATCCCAGCCATGCCAGAGAATTTTATGACAAATTTTCGAAGGATCATTCAGTTTTACACGAGTACGAAATATCTAAATTGGGAggtatttctttgaaagagcaCCTGCAAGAGAATGATGTGgccaaaattttcagaagtCATAAGTTCAAAGTACTGATTGGACGAACTACTTTCAACTTGTTATTGTATTTCCTCAACGAGAATGATGCTGTTGGAGGAGGGGTAGTTCTTCGACTCATAAATCAGTACATTGAGCCTGTGATCACAACTGAGGCTATAGCTGTCGAAAGAGAAGGGGAACTTAATCTCTCTGAAGGTATTGTGGAGCTACACACTTTGAATAACACCTCTATTGGAGGAGAACAGAGAGAAATCAGTAGTGTAGATgccttcaacaaaaaacCTGTCAAGTTGGGAAAACTCCAAGTTGATCCAGAGTATTCTAAAGAACTAGAAGCAGAGCTCAAGCTTAAGGATGAGCATGAACAGGCGGCTCAAAAAAAGGTTAGTACCACGCTGCTTGAAGAATACAGagaaaacttcaaagttgatCCAAGTGATGAAAATAATCCTTCCAAAGACACTTTACCACTGCCATTAAAATCAGCACAAGATTTACGTAATGATATTGCCATGATTCAGGATTCTAGGGCTAAGATTAAACTGAGCGCAGCGCAAGCTTCTCTCCCAAGTGTGTGTATGTACACATTTCACAACACAAACAATGACTTGACATGTCTCAAGTTCAATGACGATTCTACTATGGTCGCCAGTGGATTTCAAGATTCATTCATTAAACTATGGAGTATTGATGGATCGCCGTTGAGATcgttgttgaaaaatgatcCATACAACCAACAAAATAATGACGGAGTAGCTGTAAAGGGATCTAGGAGACTTGTAGGCCATTCGGGTGCTGTCTATGGTGTTGACTTCAGTCCAGATAACAGGTATTTGATTTCTTGTTCAGAAGACAAGACTGTTAGGTTATGGTCGTTGGATACTTACACCTGCCTCGTTTCTTATAAGGGGCATAGTTCGTCAGTGTGGGACGTCAAATTCTCTCCAATGGGACACTATTTTGCTACTGCCTCTCACGATCAAACTGCACGTTTATGGAGTTGCGATCACATATATCCTTTAAGAATTTTTGCAGGACATTTAAATGACGTTGATTGTGTTGAATTTCATCCAAACTCGACCTATCTATTCACGGGATCAAGTGATAAGACTGCAAGAATGTGGGATATAGCGCGCGGAGAATGTGTAAGAGTGTTCATGGGACACAGTGGGGCCATCAATTGTCTGGCAGTGTCACCCGATGGAAGATGGCTAGCATCGGCAGGTGAAGATAGTGTAGTCTGCTTGTGGGACATTTCAACTGGACGAAGGATCAAGGCCATGCGAGGTCATGGACGCAGTTCCATTTATTCCCTGGCTTTCTCCCGAGAAGGAACTGTGCTTGTCAGTACCGGTGCCGACAACAGTGTAAGAGTATGGGATGTGAAAAAGAACACCAACTCTCCTTCAGCCCAGCCAGAGCCTATAAATGATGTAACGGCTCAAGGAATtcagaaaaagacagaAGATCTACGCCGTCGTAAGGAGATAGTCGCCACCAATGACCATATGTCTGTCTATTTCACTAAAAAAACTCCAGTATATACAGTTCACTTCACCAGAAGAAACCTGTGTCTGGCTGGTGGTGTGTTTGGAGGTTAA